A stretch of DNA from Candidatus Eisenbacteria bacterium:
TCTCGAGCGGATCCACCTCGATCCTGTCGAAGAGCGTCGTGATGACTCCCACATGCCCGGTCCAGCCGTTCTCGGCGATGTCGACCGTCTCGTGGAGCTCCATGCGGGCGTCCTTGCGCCACGCGAGCAGTTCCTTCTCGTAGAGCCGCTCCGCCGGGCGCTTGGCGCCGTAGAGCGTGACGAGCCGGCGGTAACTCCCCCGGTTCTCGAGGCAATAGAGGATGAGAGACCGCAGGGGAGCGAGCCCGAGCCCTCCACAGACGAACAGGACTTCCTTGTCGGCGATCTTCTCCACCGGGAAACCATTGCCGAACGGACCCCGGATCCCGATCTGCGCGCCCGGCTCGAGGGCGTGCATGGCGCGCGTCAGGGAGCCTACCTGCCGGACGCAGAGATCGAACGTGGCGCTCGAGGTCGGTGACGAAGAGACGCTGATGGGCGCCTCGCCGATCCCGGCGATCGAGACCTCGACGAACTGGCAGGGTTTGTGCCCCAACGACCTCTTGTCGATCGCCACCTCGAAGAGAGTCTCCTTGGCGGTGAGCTTCTCTTTCCGGAGGATACGGGCCGGTTCGGGAACGAAGAGCGACTTGCGCGCAGCGGGAAGAGCCTCGATCACGGCGCTACCCTCCCAATACCTGGTTGTACATGTCCGTCAGACGAATCGAAGCGACGCACTGGGCCGAGCACCGCCCGCAACCGACGCAGGCGCTTCGGCCGTACTTCTCGAACTGGAAGACCTCCTTCTTGAAGAGGCGGTGCCGCTGGCGATGCGACGCCTTCTCCCGGAAGTTCTCTCCCCCAGCAACCTCCGCGAACCTGTGGCTCTGGCAACTGTCCCAGAGCCGGCAGCGCACCCCGTGGTTCAGGTCGAAGGCGACCTCGTCATCCACGTCGAAGCAGTAGCAGGTGGGACAGACCATCGTGCATGTCTCGCACGAGAGGCACCGGCGGCCGATGGCCTCCCAGAGGAGATCGTCGTAGGCTTCCTTGAGGGCGCTCGGGAGCCGATTCACGGGGCCCGAGAGCCTGGGCTTCAGGCTCGCGCTCTGCATCTCCCTCGCCTTGCCCAGGGCCTCGCGATCCACGGGTGTGGCCGGGCGCAGGAAAGCCGTTTCGGCGACCATTGACTCCCCCGCGGCCGTCCTCGTGAAGATGAAGTACCGGTCGCCGAGATCGATCAGGAGCAGGTCGTATCCACCCTCGAGGCGGTGAGTCCCCTTGTCCAGGCAGAGGTTGTATTGGCTGCAGGGCCCTTGACACTCAAGAGCGATGACCTTCGTCTGGGCGCGCCGCGCGAGGTAGTTCGCGTCATATGGGCTGTCGGAGAAGACCTCGTCGAGAATGTTGATCCCCTGCACGTCGCACGTGTGGACCCCGAGGAGAATCAGAGGCTCGCCTTCCACGATCTCGTCGCTCGCCGCGACGTCCTTCCTCTGGAAGTGGAGCAGTCTCTCCTGATGAGGGAACAGATGGCGGACGGGAGGAAGGATCGTCGTCGGGTACTCGAGAGCCAGGTCCTCCGGATCGCGGATCTCGTCGAAAACGAACTGACTCTCCTTGCGGCGGGGGCCGACCACCTTGCCGCGCTTCTGCAGCTCGCGCACGAACGCCGGCACGTCGAGCTTGGAAAGAACGAGGGTCTTCATCGAGGCATCCCCTTCTGCCCTGGAACAACATTGGCCCGCCGGCTCGCGACCGACGGACCGTTCCCTTCGCTCCGACTGGATCCGGCTGGGTCATGGCCGGCGAGCGCACTTGCCGATGCTAGAGCTGTTCCGGGAACCCCTGTCCAGGGAACCGAGCCCGACCGTCCATCAAATCCCAGCATCCACCCATCCTGACGGCCGGACGCGATTCCCCGGTCGCAGCAACCCATCCCGCCTCGGACCGCCACACCGCACCACCCGAGCCCGATCCGACGGCGCCAACACAAGCCCACCAGGGGCACCCGGAATCGCCCAGGTTGAGCGCAAGTCCCATGCCAAAGTGAAGGGATTCACGTTGTCCTAGAACATATTGTCAAATAATAGGTTAGATGGAAAACGGCCACCCCTTCAGGGATGTCGATCAAGGCCGGATTGTACCGTTTCGCTCCGCCTGGAGCGAGACGGGACAGAGCGCACGGAAGGGGCGCGATGCGGGTCATTGCGCCCCTTCGTTGGTTTGAAGACCGGGGACTCTCCTCCGGCCTATACGACTCGTGTCCTCTAGAAGTAGACCCGACCCATCAGGGTCAGCACGTCCGTGTTCTCGACGTCGGTCATGACGATGTGATAGCGAGCGTCGGCGCCGAAGCGAACCCTCGCATCCGCAGCGCCGAACTTCAGTCCCCCGCCGAAGTTCATGCCCAGCTTGGTCTCGCTGTCGGAGTCGTCAATAGAGAGCATGTCATCAATGACGGGGTTGCCGGAATCGACTTCCACTTTGACGCTCGCGCGCACGTTGTAGAAACCGAGGCCGAGGGTCAGAAAGGGAGCCAGCGATCCGTCCATGGGGACCATGTAGTACCCTTGGGCCGTGATAGGAATGACGGAAAGCTTGGCCTCGGACTTGACGCTGACATCAAATTCGTCGTCATTGTACTCTTCTTCTTCCTTGCCCAGCATCAGGTAGCCGGCTTCGCCTCCGATCGCGAAACCCTCCGGCTTCTCGAGGTTGTAGATGACGCCGCCTGTAAGGCCAATCGAACCACCGGGCGCATCATCCTCAAGCAGCTTGGCGTATCCGGCGCCCACGTGGAACGTGAGCGGCTTGTCCTGAGCGCTCGCCCCGAGAGCGAGGACGCCGAGCAGCATGGCACCTACCATCAGAACACGGAAACAACGCATGACCGATACCTCCCTCATTGATGAACGCCCTCCTGGTCCGAGGGCGGGCGATGAATTCGCTAGAGAATCACCGCGCCCCGGTCCCCTGTCAAGAACATCTGGACTGCGCCCAACTTGATGCGGGACTTCCTGTTAGGAGGGGCGACAACCGGCTCGCGGGGGCTTTCCTCCGGTCTGCGGTCCCACAAGCCGGGAACCGGGAGGCGGAGGAATCACCTCAGCATCAGCAGCTTGGCCGCTCGACGCGGCTCTCCGTACGGTCGCAGGAAATAGACACCAGGGGCCACGCGAGCCCCTGAGTCATCGCGCCCATCCCAGACGAGCACGCCGCCGGACGCGACCGCTCCCAGCGAGCGCACCCTGCGCCCCTGGAGGTCGACCACATCCAGCCGTCCATTCTCCGCTATGCGGGATCCGTCCATGACAAGACAGACGGCGCCCCGACTCGGATTGGGGTAGGCGAGGATCGCGCTCTGCGGCTGGGGAGCTTCGGGCGCCGCCGCGGGATCCAGGTTCAGGGTCTGCGCTCGCCGCGAGAAGTGCGTCACGCCCGCGGAGGGTTGCTGGAGCACCTCGTCGATCGTCCCTGCCGGATTCGCGACGAACAGCTCCCAGACAAGCCTGTCGGCCTCCGGGGTGGCCTCCGGATCCGGCAACCCGGAAGGCGGCCCCGGCGCCTCCAGCGGAAGCGAGGGGAGAGCGAATGCGCGCGAACCCGCCGGCGAGACGATCCTCCAGACGAGTGTCGTGTCGACATTAGCGTCGGGCGGCGCGGTCGGGCCGAGCGTGATCGATGAGAGCGCCCATGTCGGGTTGGGCTCGGTCCCGGGCGTGGCCACATTGTTCCACGTGAATCGCGCGCCTTGCTGCGTCAGGATCGGCGGGTCGTAGAAGTCCCTCAAGATGCGGGTCGCCGGGAGCGTGAACGGAGTGCGATCCACGCGTCCCGACGTGAAGGCCTGATAGCGGGAAGTGTCCGCATAGAATCCCACGACGAAGTTCGACGCATCGGCGATGTCTCCGCCCGGAGTGGAGGAGGCGAGCACGAAAGCGTCCAGAGTGTCGATCAGGGCGAAGTCTGTGTCGTAGCCGATGATCCTCTCCTCACCGGTCGGGCCGGGGATGCCGCCCACGCTGGCGGCCAGGACCTGAGTCCCCAGGGGAGCGCCGAGAAAGTCGACCGTGAGCTGGGTCAGGAGATTGATGTCGGAGTTTATGTGCTGCGTCCGTCCCGACCCGATGGCGACGTTCCTCTCGACCCCCAGCTCCCGGATCTCCGCCCACTTGATCAATCCGGTGTCGGGAGGAGCGCCTATCAGCACCTCAAGAGGAATCCTGAATGCGACCGAGTAGAGCGTCTGCGTCGTCTGCGCGGGGAGATCGATCTTGTAGAGAGGCTTCTGTGCGAGGGGAAAGTCGATCTGAAAAGGCATGACGAGGTTGCCGGGGAAGACGACATCGCCGATGCCCGGCAGCGACACCGGATCGGGCGGCGCGTCGTAAAGGAGGTTTCCAGAGCCGATCAGAGCGTCGAGCGGCGCCGCCGGAAGGACGAAGGCCAGGTCGAGTTTCCCATCGAATGCGGTGGCGATGTTGTTGACGTTTCCCGTCACACGCGCCACCGGCCCGTAGATCGTCGTGTCGGCGGTCGAGGGGTACAGAGGCAGCGTGATGGAGTTCTGCGCGGACTCGATCACGGATGTGAAGGCGTAACCGTCGAGCCCCGCGGTCACGGTCTGGGATCCCACGAGCCTCGGATCCTGGAAGAGGATCGATCCCCCAGCGGACGTGAATCCCGTGTTCCCCGCGAAGGGGATCCCCTTCCCCGGCCCGACCATGACGAATGCCCCCGCCAAGGGGGCTCGGTCGCGCGCGTCGACCACAATCACGTCGAGCGTGGCCGATCTCAGCTCCGCCGGCGGTAGAGCGATCAGGGCGGCCAGCAGCAGAATCCTCCGATAGCGGTTCGCGTTCGTCATCTGTTTGGTCCTCCGTTGGGCGGCCGCCAGGCGCGATTGGCGCAATCAGGGTGCCCTATTGCTTGCGGCAAGCATACGCGCGAGCCGGCGTGAATTCCAGGGGAGCGCTCCGGCGCGGACGCGCAAGGCCGAGCGTCTCAGATGCAATCTGACCGCCCTAGCCGGACTGGGGCTTGCGGGCAATCAGGTGCGCGAAGGAGCGATGCTCTCCCCTGCGGGGGCTGAAGATGATCGACTCGCCGTACTCGAGCAGGTTCCAGTCCCGGTAGAGGAACTTGAGCTCCCTCGGCTCGAGGTGATAGACATCGGCATCCCTCTTCCAGTCGGCCATCTCGCGCGTGAACATGCCGATCGCGTTCCAGCCGCCGGGGCGGGTCCGTTGGCGAATCCTCCCCAGCACGTCCAAGGCCGCGGGCCCGACGAACTGGATCGAGTTGTTGGCGAAGACCACGTCGTATTCGGCGTCCATGGCGAAGGAAGCCAGGTCCTCGAGCAGGATCGGGCAGCGGTAGCCGGCCCCGGCGACGCTCTCCCGCGCCCGTTCGACGGCTGTCGGAGAGCCCTCCACTCCGTCGACATCGAAGCCGAGCGACGCGAAGAAGAGAACGTCGCGGCCCTCGCCGCATCCCAGGTCGAGCAGGCGTCCCGCCGTGGGGATCTTCATCGATCGATAGAAGTGCAGCACCCTGCGGGCCAAGCTGCTCGGTTCGCTTCCGAAGAACCACCCCGCCTCGTGGCCGGCGTACGACTCCTCCCAGAAGGAGACGCCTCTCGGCAGGGGCCGGTCCCGCGGATCGCCGCCTGAACTCATGGCCGCTCGTCGTAGAAGATCTGGCGGCTCGGCTTCATGGAGCCGTCGTTCCTCCGAAGCCCCGAGGCGCCCATGAGGGCGCGGAACCGGGCTTGCTCCGCGGGATCGCCGGGGTAGCGGCGCCGGGCCAGCGAATCGCTCAACTCCGAGTTCGCGTCGTGGAGCGGGGCCCAGCAGAAGAGGCTGAGCGTGCCGGGGCGCTGCCTCAACCAGGTCGCGATCGCGGAGGCGAAAGCTGCTTGATCCTGCTCCTCCGTGGCGCCGAAGAGGCCCGTAGACGGAAACCCCGTTTCGAGGATTGCGAAGGGTCGATCGCTCCACGGCGCGATCGCCGCCGTCACCTCCGCAACAGACCGGCCCGGGTCAGCGTCTCCGCCAACCGTATCCGCGGCGAAGACAGAGAGACCCAGCAGATCGAGGGAGCCGCGAAGGGAACGGACGAAATCGGCCTGCCCATTCTCGCTCACGATCGATGGGGTAATCAGCGTCCCGACCTTGGCGCCGGGGAAGATCTGCCGCGTCGAGTCGGCGATCTCGGCAAGAAAGAGACGTAACGCCTCCGCCTCGTCCTCGTGGGAGGCGGCGTAGCGGTCGGCGCCCTCTCCGAGCCAGAGATACCCGACGGTTCCCTGCGAACGACGCGCCAGTTCCCTGAGGAAGCGGACCAGCTCCCACTTGAGGTCCTGATCTTCCCAGCCGGGGAACTCGGGGCGGAACCACTCCGGGATGTCAGCCTCTCCCCCATGGACAATCTCGAGGACGACGGAGAGCGTGGTCCCCTCCTCGAGAGCGCGCCGGACGTGGCTTGCGAACGCCCCCCACCGCCTCAGCACCGGCCCACTCGCTACTCCGGACCAGGAAAGCGAGAGATGAGCGACGGAGAAGCGGTCCGCCCCCAGATGCTGGTAGGCGTCGGCGAGAAGGTGGTCCGCCTCCATCGAGACGCGCGGGGTCAGCAGCGAGCCGTAGACCAGAGGGCCCGGCGGCTGCGGCCGAAGAGAATCGGAATCATCCGAGCAGGACAGCGCGAGCAGGCAGACCGCGGCGACCAGGAAACCGAGGATCCCACGCGAGACTCGCATACGCCTCCTTCCCCCCGGACCGGCGCAAGCTCCGTTTGCAATTCCACGAGAGCGCTCCGAGAATGTCAAGGTGCGGTATGACAGGATGCGCGGTTCAATTCGATCGCTGACTGCGTCGGCGGGCGCGCGGGTGATCCGCTCCGCCGCGCGGACTCGGATCGTACTCGCGATGATTCTCGCGGCGATCGCCTCCGCCGGTCCGCCGACACCATCGAGGGGGCAATCCCCTTCCGGACCGCCGTCGGCCATGATGACGATTCCCTTGCCGGAGCCGCTCTTCTGGGACCCCGTGGGATCAACGGGAGACTACGCGATCGTCGACCAGGAGTCGTGGCTCTTCCTCCTGCGGCCTCGCACGGGACGCGTGATCGCGCGACTGCGCCCCCTGCGGATGGGGGAAGCGGGCCCTCTGGATCAAGGTCTCGGCGAGGCGCGACCGCCGGCGCGCCCCCTCTTGAGCTCTCCCCCCGGGTGGCCGTTTCGCCCGGGAGATGAGATCCCCGGGACGCCGGCCGTGGGAGATCTCGACGCCGACGGGAGTCCCGAGATCGTCTTCGCCACGCGATCGGGATGGGTCTGGGCGGTAGGCCGCAACGGACTTCCACACGCCGGATGGCCGCTCTTCCTGGGAGAGGAATGCGTCGGCAGCGTTGCGCTCGGGGATCTGGAGGGAGACGGAGATCCGGAGGTCCTGGTCGGGGATCGTCGCGGTCGCGTCCACGCGATTCGCCCGAGCGGAGCTTCCGCCGCGGGCTGGCCCGCGGAGTTCCCCGGCGCGCCTGAGATCCCAGGAATCGAGTCGGCCGTCGCCTGCGCCGACCTCGATCGGGACAGGAAGACGGAGGTTGTGGCCTGCCAGGGCGAGGGGCGTGTCTGCGTCTTCGGTTTCGACGGCCGGATCAGGGCGGGCTGGCCCGTCGCGATCGCCGGAGCGGACGATCCGCCGAACGCGGGCACAGTCTTCGCGCGACCCGCCGTCGGGGATCTCGACGGCGACGGCCGGCAGGACATCGTCGTCGCCGCGAACAACTATCGCGTCCATGCCTGGGACATGACCGGGCGCCCCCTTCCCGGATGGCCGAGGCTGCTTCAAAACCGCGCGCGCGCCGGCTATGCCGATCCAACGCTCGTAGACCTCGACGGCGACGGGCAGTTGGATGTTCTCGTGGCTACCGATACCGGCTTCCGCGGCCCCGCGAGGATCTACGCGCTCGACGCCGGCGGGCGCGATCTGCGCGGCTGGCCCGTCGACCTTCCCGAGCGATGCAACGCCGGCATCGCCGTGGCCGATCTCGACGCCGATCAGAGGCTCGATGTCATCGCGGCCACAGTCGGCGAGGAAGGTTGGATCCTCGCATGGGACGCGCGCGGCAGGCGTCGCGACGGGTTTCCCCTGAGGCTCGCCGAGGTCTCGGTCAATGCCTCCCCTGTCATCGCCGACGCCGACGGCGACGGCAAGCTCGACATCCTGGTGTCGGCCCTCCGGACAGGATTCGAGCCGACGACGGTCGTGATCGCCCTCGACGCCGGGGGGAATCCCCTCCCACGATTCCCCCTCTGGCTGGAGGGGTCCGAGGTCGTGGCCGGAGGAGGATGCGTGGCCGACATAGACGGCGACGGGTTGCTCGAGTTCCTGCTCGGCACCGAGGTCCAAGGCATGCTGTTCGCATGGGACCTGATGGGGACGGCGCGCGAGTCGAGCGCCCCCTGGCCGCGCCCCGGCTTCGACTGCGCGAACACGTGCCGCTATCGCCCCCCCGGCGCCCACGCGCCCGTCGCCGCGACCGGCATCGAGCCGGTCCCGCCGGAGATCGCGGGGCCTCCTCCCGATTACCCCTTCTCGCCGCTGTCCGCCGTCTCGTTCCTCCTCGAGGCCCTAGGCCGCGCCCGTCTCACGATCCTGAACGTCCAGGGTCAGGAGGTCAGGCTTCTCCTAGATCACGTCCTCCCCACCGGCTCCTACACGATCGCGTGGGACGGCGACGACGATCGCGGCGAGGCGCAAGATCCCGGCGTCTACTTCTACGAGCTCGAGATTCCAGGCCGGAGCGTCAGAGGGCAGATCATCCTGATTCGATGACGGGCCCCGGCGCGGGCACAGTCATGAGATCGCGGTTCTCATCGGATCCCGGCTCGCGCCGGCACCGTCATGAGGCCGCGGTTCCCGGTTGGATCCCGGTTTGGGAGCTTGTATCCTCAAATGGCTGCTGCCGGATCCGACGCGTGGCCGCGGCCACTGGACCTCGGACGATCCGGCGGGGAAAGGAAGTCATGACAGGCGACGGGCGCCATTCCGGGCGCGAGGAGTCGATCCGCAAACTGCTGCGCACGATCGACGAGAACCGCGTCGAGCAGGTCGATCTCAAGTTCGTGAGCCTTCTCGGCCGCTGGCATCATGTGACGCTCCCCGTGGGAAGGCTGGACGCCTCCCTCTTCGAGTCGGGACTCGGCTTCGACGGATCGAGCGTGGCCGGATACGACAAGGGTCACACGAGCGACATGACCATGATCCCGGATCCGGACACCGGGATGCTCGATCCCTTCTGGGACCGCCCGACGATGAGCCTGATCTGCGACATCTATCGGATGGACGGCCAGCCGTATCGGCGCGACCCGCGGGGCGTGGCCGTGCGCGCGGAGGAGTTCCTCCGTTCCACAGGGATCGCGGACGCCGCGATGATGAGTCCCGAGTTCGAATTCTATCTATTCGACTCGGTGCGCCATCGCTGCGCCGTGGAGGCCTGCTCCTACGAGATCGACTCCGAGGAAGCGGAGTGGAACAGCGACAGATCCGACCTGCGCGGCACGCCGCTCCCCCTGCGGGGCGGATACCATGCCCTCCCGCCTCAGGATCGTCTCTACCTCTTGCGTTCCGAGATGGTCCGTCTGATCGAGGCGTGCGGCATCCCCGTGAAGTACCACCATCATGAGGGAGGCGGATCGGGGCAGGCCGAGATCGAGATCCTCTTCTATCCCCTTCTGCGCGCGGGCGACATCACGATGACGATCAAGTACATGATCCGCATGGCCGCCGACCGGGCGGGCAAAACCGCGACCTTCATGCCCAAGCCGCTCTGGAATGCGGCCGGCAACGGCATGCACATCCATCAGCACCTCTTCCTCCGGGGCCGGCCTCTCTTCTGGGACGAGAAGGGATGGGCCTCGCTGAGCGAGCTGGCCCTCTATTACATCGGAGGGCTGCTGCATCACTCCCCCGCCCTGCTGGGCCTCACGAATCCCAGCACGAACTCCTACAAGCGGCTCGTCCCCGGCTTCGAAGCTCCCGTGAACAGGATCTACGGGCTCGCGAACCGGAGCGCGGCCATCCGGATTCCGGCCGCCGGCAACACGCCCGAGACGAAGCGGATGGAGTTCCGCCCGCCGGACGCGACCTGCAACATCTACCTCTCGATGGCGGGGATGATGATGGCGGGGCTCGACGGGATCCGCAACAGGATCGACCCGCGGGAGGCCGGCTACGGCCCTTATGACCAGAAGCTCGCCGAGATCCCCGAGTCCCAGCGCAAGAAGCTGAAGACCCTCCCGCTCTCCCTCAGGGCTGCGCTCGACGCGCTCGAGAAGGACCACGCCTTCCTGTTGGAGGGGGGCGTCTTCGATGAGGATCTGATCGAGGGGTGGATCGAGCTGAAGCGCAAGGAGCTGGCCGACGTTCAGACGAGGCCTCACCCGCGGGAGATCGCCCTCTACTTCGACACATGATCCGGGCGGCGGCCCGGCCGTCATGCGGCGCTCCGGCGCCCCCGCCCGCGCTGCTCTGCGGCCGGGCGACCCCTTGCGGCCGGGGGCGGCGCCGCGAGAGATGCGGTTGCAGACTGCCAGGCGGCGGCCCTAGACTTCCTGCGGATCCCGCTCCGGGATCCTTCGGTTTCATAGTGGGGAATCTCTCTGACGGAGAGAGGGAGGGGATTGATGGGATTGGCAGACAAGAAGGCGGATCTGGCGGGACCGGGAATCAGCACCTACGAGGAGGTCGAGAAGATCCTCCCGACCGATTACAAGCCGCTCCTTCCGCCCAAGGAGAGGGCGAAGGCGGTCCACGCGATCAAGAGCTACATCGAGGAAAACCTCTGCAAGGAACTGAACCTGATGATGGTCCCGGTTCCTCTGATCGTGGACCGCGAGAGCGGCGTGAACGACTATCTGGACCGAGACGGGTCCCGCACGCCGATCGAGTTCCCCTGCGGGCTCGGCCTCGACAAGCCGATCCAGGCGCAGGTCGTCCAGGCGGCGACGAAGTGGAAGAGGATGGCCCTGAAGGAGTTCAACTGCAACGTCGGCGAGGGGATCTGCACCGACATGAGGGCCGTCCGCAAGGACTACTTCCTCGATCATGATCACAGCTCCTACGTGGATCAGTGGGACTGGGAGAAGGCGATCACGGCGGACCAGCGGAACCTGGAAACCCTCAAGGACACCGTCCGCAGGATCTGGAAGGTGATCGTCGGGGCCAACAAGCGGGCCCAGGAGATGTACCCGGAGCTCAAGTCGAGCAAGCACCCGCCGATCCCCGAGGAACTCCATTTCGTCCATGCCGAGGAGATGCTCGAGCGCTACCCCGACCTGCCGCGCAAGCAGCGCGAGTCGCGCTACATCCAGGAGGTCGCCCCCGCGATCTTCATCATCGGGATCGGCTGGGTCCTGCAGGACGGCTATCCGCACGAGATGCGCGCGGCCGACTACGACGACTGGGTCACGGAGACCGAACCCAAGCCCGGGAAGAAGATGCACGGGCTAAACGGCGACATCCTGGTCTGGAACCCCGTGACGCGCCGCCGCCACGAGCTGACCTCGATGGGCGTGCGCGTGACGAAGGAGACCCTGGTGAAGCAGCTCGAGATCTCGGGGCAGATGGACTTCCTGAAGCTCCCCTACCACCAGGCGATCATGAACGACAAGATCCCGCTCTCGATCGGAGGCGGAATCGGCCAGTCGCGGACTTACATGTATCTTCTGCGGACCGCCCATCTGGGCGAGGTCAGCGTCACTGTGTGGCCGAAGCAGCTCAAGGAGATCTGCGCCAAGAAGAACATCCGCGTTCTGGAGTAGAGGCAGTCGGCGCCGGAGCCGCCGGTCAGGGCTCCGGAGCGGGCAGGATGAGACGACGCCGTCGCGGAGACCCGCGACGGCGTCTCTCTTCAGATGAAGAT
This window harbors:
- a CDS encoding porin family protein, whose amino-acid sequence is MREVSVMRCFRVLMVGAMLLGVLALGASAQDKPLTFHVGAGYAKLLEDDAPGGSIGLTGGVIYNLEKPEGFAIGGEAGYLMLGKEEEEYNDDEFDVSVKSEAKLSVIPITAQGYYMVPMDGSLAPFLTLGLGFYNVRASVKVEVDSGNPVIDDMLSIDDSDSETKLGMNFGGGLKFGAADARVRFGADARYHIVMTDVENTDVLTLMGRVYF
- a CDS encoding Ni/Fe hydrogenase subunit beta; the encoded protein is MKTLVLSKLDVPAFVRELQKRGKVVGPRRKESQFVFDEIRDPEDLALEYPTTILPPVRHLFPHQERLLHFQRKDVAASDEIVEGEPLILLGVHTCDVQGINILDEVFSDSPYDANYLARRAQTKVIALECQGPCSQYNLCLDKGTHRLEGGYDLLLIDLGDRYFIFTRTAAGESMVAETAFLRPATPVDREALGKAREMQSASLKPRLSGPVNRLPSALKEAYDDLLWEAIGRRCLSCETCTMVCPTCYCFDVDDEVAFDLNHGVRCRLWDSCQSHRFAEVAGGENFREKASHRQRHRLFKKEVFQFEKYGRSACVGCGRCSAQCVASIRLTDMYNQVLGG
- a CDS encoding methyltransferase domain-containing protein; the protein is MSSGGDPRDRPLPRGVSFWEESYAGHEAGWFFGSEPSSLARRVLHFYRSMKIPTAGRLLDLGCGEGRDVLFFASLGFDVDGVEGSPTAVERARESVAGAGYRCPILLEDLASFAMDAEYDVVFANNSIQFVGPAALDVLGRIRQRTRPGGWNAIGMFTREMADWKRDADVYHLEPRELKFLYRDWNLLEYGESIIFSPRRGEHRSFAHLIARKPQSG
- a CDS encoding oxidoreductase, translated to MEALPAARKSLFVPEPARILRKEKLTAKETLFEVAIDKRSLGHKPCQFVEVSIAGIGEAPISVSSSPTSSATFDLCVRQVGSLTRAMHALEPGAQIGIRGPFGNGFPVEKIADKEVLFVCGGLGLAPLRSLILYCLENRGSYRRLVTLYGAKRPAERLYEKELLAWRKDARMELHETVDIAENGWTGHVGVITTLFDRIEVDPLETVAVVVGPPVMYKFVVLELLKRGIMESRIFMSLERRMRCGLGKCGHCQMNGIYVCQEGPVFCYSEVKKVREAL
- a CDS encoding aspartate--ammonia ligase — translated: MADKKADLAGPGISTYEEVEKILPTDYKPLLPPKERAKAVHAIKSYIEENLCKELNLMMVPVPLIVDRESGVNDYLDRDGSRTPIEFPCGLGLDKPIQAQVVQAATKWKRMALKEFNCNVGEGICTDMRAVRKDYFLDHDHSSYVDQWDWEKAITADQRNLETLKDTVRRIWKVIVGANKRAQEMYPELKSSKHPPIPEELHFVHAEEMLERYPDLPRKQRESRYIQEVAPAIFIIGIGWVLQDGYPHEMRAADYDDWVTETEPKPGKKMHGLNGDILVWNPVTRRRHELTSMGVRVTKETLVKQLEISGQMDFLKLPYHQAIMNDKIPLSIGGGIGQSRTYMYLLRTAHLGEVSVTVWPKQLKEICAKKNIRVLE
- the glnA gene encoding type I glutamate--ammonia ligase, with product MTGDGRHSGREESIRKLLRTIDENRVEQVDLKFVSLLGRWHHVTLPVGRLDASLFESGLGFDGSSVAGYDKGHTSDMTMIPDPDTGMLDPFWDRPTMSLICDIYRMDGQPYRRDPRGVAVRAEEFLRSTGIADAAMMSPEFEFYLFDSVRHRCAVEACSYEIDSEEAEWNSDRSDLRGTPLPLRGGYHALPPQDRLYLLRSEMVRLIEACGIPVKYHHHEGGGSGQAEIEILFYPLLRAGDITMTIKYMIRMAADRAGKTATFMPKPLWNAAGNGMHIHQHLFLRGRPLFWDEKGWASLSELALYYIGGLLHHSPALLGLTNPSTNSYKRLVPGFEAPVNRIYGLANRSAAIRIPAAGNTPETKRMEFRPPDATCNIYLSMAGMMMAGLDGIRNRIDPREAGYGPYDQKLAEIPESQRKKLKTLPLSLRAALDALEKDHAFLLEGGVFDEDLIEGWIELKRKELADVQTRPHPREIALYFDT